One Suricata suricatta isolate VVHF042 chromosome X, meerkat_22Aug2017_6uvM2_HiC, whole genome shotgun sequence genomic region harbors:
- the GPR34 gene encoding probable G-protein coupled receptor 34 has translation MRSHTATMPTTSAYSWPCSSPEANFTANHSFQTPHITSKSPNATCVMDEKLLSTVLIASFSVIFIVGLVGNIIALYVFLGIHRKRNSIQIYLLNVAIADLLLIFCLPFRIMYHINQNKWTLGVILCKAVGTLFYMNMYISIILLGFISLDRYIKINRSIQQRKAVTTKQSIYVCCIVWTVALAGFLTMIILTPKKEDHNSNNSTMCFHYREKKNVKGEAIFNLILVVMFWLIFLLIILSYIKIGKNLLRISKRRSKFPNSGKYATTARNSFIVLIIFTICFVPYHAFRFVYIFSQLNNPPCYWKEIIHKTNEIMLVFSSFNSCLDPVMYFLMSSNIRKIMCQLLSRRFQGEASRSESTSEFKPGYSLHDTSAAAKIQSPS, from the coding sequence ATGAGAAGTCACACCGCAACAATGCCAACCACTTCGGCCTACAGCTGGCCTTGCTCTTCCCCGGAAGCGAACTTTACGGCTAATCACAGCTTCCAAACGCCACACATCACCTCAAAATCACCAAATGCTACCTGTGTCATGGATGAGAAACTGCTCTCTACTGTGTTAATAGCATCCTTCTCTGTTATTTTCATCGTGGGACTGGTCGGAAACATAATCGCCCTCTATGTATTTCTGGGTATCCACCGCAAAAGAAATTCCATTCAGATTTACCTACTGAATGTAGCCATTGCAGATCTCTTACTGATCTTCTGCCTGCCTTTCCGCATAATGTATCACATTAACCAGAACAAGTGGACACTTGGAGTGATCCTTTGCAAGGCTGTGGGAACACTATTTTATATGAACATGTACATTAGCATTATTTTGCTTGGCTTCATCAGTTTGGATCGCTACATAAAAATCAATCGGTCTATACAACAACGGAAGGCAGTAACAACCAAACAAAGTATTTATGTTTGCTGTATAGTATGGACAGTTGCTCTTGCTGGATTTCTAACTATGATTATTTTAACTCCTAAGAAAGAAGACCATAATTCCAATAATTCTACAATGTGTTTCCATTATAGAGAGAAGAAGAATGTCAAGGGAGAAGCAATTTTTAACCTCATTCTTGTGGTAATGTTCTGGCTAATTTTCTTACTAATAATCCTTTCGTATATTAAGATTGGCAAGAATCTACTGAGGATTTCTAAAAGGAGGTCAAAATTTCCCAATTCTGGGAAATATGCCACCACGGCTCGGAATTCCTTTATCGTACTCATCATTTTTACTATATGTTTTGTTCCCTATCATGCCTTCCgatttgtctatattttttcaCAGCTAAATAATCCACCTTGCTATTGGAAGGAAATCATTCACAAAACCAATGAGATCATGCTGGTTTTCTCATCTTTCAATAGCTGCTTAGACCCAGTCATGTATTTCCTGATGTCCAGTAACATCCGCAAAATAATGTGCCAGCTTCTTTCCAGACGCTTTCAAGGGGAAGCAAGCAGAAGTGAAAGCACATCAGAATTTAAACCAGGGTACTCCCTTCATGATACATCCGCTGCAGCTAAAATTCAGTCTCCTTCTTAA
- the GPR82 gene encoding probable G-protein coupled receptor 82 gives MSNNSTCIQPSSLSSMALPIIYTFLCIIGLFGNSLSQWVLTKIGKKTSTHIYLAHLVTANLLVCSAMPFMGIYFLKGFQWEYRSAQCTVVNFLGTLSMHVSMFVSLLILSWIAISRYATLMKKDSVQDTTSCYEKVFYGHLLKKFRQPNFARKLCVYIWGVVLGIIIPVIIYYCIVEATKGEENVCYNRQTELGAMISQTAGLIGTTFIGFSFLVVLTSYYSFVSHLKKVRTCTSITEKDLTYSSVKRHLLVIQVLLIVCFLPYSIFKPIFYVLHQRENCQQLNYLIEIKNILTCLASARSSTDPIIFLFLDKTFKKTLYNLFTKSDSPHIQPYG, from the coding sequence ATGAGTAACAACTCAACATGTATTCAACCATCCAGCCTCTCTTCCATGGCTTTACCAATCATTTATACCTTCCTCTGCATCATTGGTCTCTttggaaattctctctctcaatgggTATTAACAAAAATAGGCAAGAAGACATCGACGCACATCTACCTAGCACATCTTGTGACTGCAAACTTACTTGTGTGCAGTGCCATGCCATTCATGGGTATCTATTTCCTGAAAGGTTTTCAATGGGAGTATCGATCTGCACAATGCACAGTGGTCAATTTTTTGGGAACTCTATCCATGCACGTGAGTATGTTTGTCAGCCTCTTAATTTTAAGTTGGATTGCCATAAGCCGCTATGCTACTTTAATGAAAAAGGATTCAGTCCAAGACACCACTTCGTGCTATGAGAAAGTATTTTATGgccatttactgaaaaaatttCGCCAGCCCAACTTTGCTAGAAAACTGTGTGTTTACATATGGGGAGTTGTACTCGGCATAATTATTCCAGTTATCATATACTACTGCATTGTAGAGGCtacaaaaggagaagagaatgtGTGCTATAATCGGCAGACAGAACTAGGAGCCATGATCTCTCAGACTGCAGGCCTCATTGGAACCACATTTattggattttcatttttagtcGTACTAACATCATACTACTCTTTTGTCAGCCATCTGAAGAAAGTAAGGACCTGCACGTCCATTACGGAGAAAGATTTGACTTACAGTTCTGTGAAAAGGCATCTTTTGGTCATCCAGGTTCTACTAATAGTTTGCTTCCTTCCATATAGCATTTTTAAACCCATTTTTTATGTTCTGCATCAGAGAGAGAACTGTCAGCaacttaattatttaattgaaataaaaaacatcctCACCTGTCTCGCATCAGCCAGAAGCAGCACAGACcccattatatttctttttttagataaaacattcaaaaagacACTATATAATCTCTTTACAAAATCTGATTCACCACATATACAACCCTATGGATGA